The DNA region AGGAAAAAATCAGGAAACAGCCTGACAATGTCAATGCCGGCCTGTTGACTTACCCCGTGCTGATGGCTGTAGATATTATCATTCATAAAGCAACAAAAGTTCCTGTAGGTAAAGACCAGGAACAAAATCTTGAAATGACCCGCCGTTTTGCCAACCGTTTCAATTTTATGTATCATGTGGATCTTTTCCCCGAACCTTCAGCTTACAACTTCGGCAAAGAATTAGTAAAGGTTCCTGGTTTGAATGGTACAGGCAAAATGGGCAAATCTGAAGGAAACGGAATTTATCTGATTGATAGTCCTGAAGATATCCGTAAAAAGGTGATGCACGCCGTTACCGATGCCGGCCCTCAAAAAATGAACCAGGAAAAATCGGAACCCATTCAAAATCTTTTTACCTTAATGTCTTTGGTTTCAACTCCCGATACGGTAAAATATTTTGAAGATAAATACAACAGCTGCACGATCCGCTATGGAGAGCTGAAAAAACAATTGGCCGAAGATATTATTAAGTTCAATTCGCCCATCCGGGAACGTATACTACAGATAGAATCCGATAATGATTATTTGCATAAAGTGATCACTGACGGAAAAGAAAAGGCCCGGGAAAGTGCAGCAAAAACATTGAAGGAAGTCAGGGAAATTATTGGATTTTTGCCCTTCTGATTTTTCGAAAGGATAGCAGCTCATAACTTTTTCATTTTTTCGATCTGCTCTTCAGGGCTTACTTCCTGAAGTTTTTGGGCTGCTTTTGTATAAAAACAGAGCCCATTAAGTTGCTGGATCAGAATTTTGTTCCACGACCGCCGGGAACCTATATGGC from Bacteroidota bacterium includes:
- the trpS gene encoding tryptophan--tRNA ligase is translated as MQKENNCFFFIADLHSLTTHPTPVDLHENVKKILSEYIACGLNPEESTIYIQSDVPEIPQLYLLLNMNAYIGELERTTTFKEKIRKQPDNVNAGLLTYPVLMAVDIIIHKATKVPVGKDQEQNLEMTRRFANRFNFMYHVDLFPEPSAYNFGKELVKVPGLNGTGKMGKSEGNGIYLIDSPEDIRKKVMHAVTDAGPQKMNQEKSEPIQNLFTLMSLVSTPDTVKYFEDKYNSCTIRYGELKKQLAEDIIKFNSPIRERILQIESDNDYLHKVITDGKEKARESAAKTLKEVREIIGFLPF
- a CDS encoding guanylate cyclase, which translates into the protein QLEKILKDAFSAYMGRVDFYFQSENLFRELYERSHIGSRRSWNKILIQQLNGLCFYTKAAQKLQEVSPEEQIEKMKKL